The following is a genomic window from Theobroma cacao cultivar B97-61/B2 chromosome 10, Criollo_cocoa_genome_V2, whole genome shotgun sequence.
CATTTAACCTGGTCCACTGATTTTTCCAGGTGAAATTCAACTCCAACACGTGGTAAAGGAGGAAGACTAGAACTTGGTTTTACATTGGAGTCAATAATGATGTCACCAGAAGCATGGATTGTGTAAAGCATGTCAATTTCGAATAAAGCATCTGCTTTTTCCAACTCATTTAAAGGACCATTCTCACCCTTAGAAACACCAAGGTAAACAACCACTATTTTCACAGCATGGTCAGTCTTTTCTTGTATAGAACAGCTTTCTCTAAGGAAAACTATGTCATCCATATGCGCAGCTTTCCACCTAGAGTAATAACTACTCGGACCTCCCCCTTTGTCATTATCAGTGGGTGCTCGCCAAAAGCATGGAATTATGCCATTTTTCAATATTGAGACACCTTGAACCTGCAACTTTCCACTAATTGTTAGAACTTGcaatattgttttaaaatagTTAAGCGTGCAATGAAAGTTTATAAATATGAGGTAATAATTTCTGCTGAAAAGagagaaactgaaaaaaactTGAAGGTCTTCAATACATATTTCAAAAAAGGATCAAAAGTCcccaaaacaaatttcattttcaagaaTGCAGCAAGGGATTTGGTCACAAGAACAACTTGACTAAAACCCTCTCCCCATGTCACCGTCAGACCAAATAAAATACCACATAGTTCAGCAACCACAGTGGAAGAAATCCAAAACCCCTAGCAACAAACCATTATGATCTCTAATTAAAGCTTCTGCACCAAAAGGGCCTGGACTGCACTTCACATTGGCTTTAAGTTATAACACAAACTGCAACTTCTAGAATGTGCAACCCTTTTAAATTACTAACTGAAAATGTCAGGTCTTTGGTTCTAAAACCAAAATCCTCAAAGCATTTACGCGGAGAAAGACTTTgcaaatatattttgatttacaaGATACAACGCTGGGTTTGCTTTATTGCCTTCTTCTGCTACTTTaggaaacaagcaaacattaaaataaaagtggGCAGTTAAAGAAAGGCCATAGGCTTAGATTACCTTCCAGCTGTCAAGACTTCCAGTTTTCACATTCAATGTAATTCCCCATAACTTCTGCTGGCTAATTCTGATATTATCCCCAAGAATTTCAGTGGAAAGGACATCATCTTTTGTTTTGATGATCTGAAGagcaaaaaagtaaaagattcAGCTGATTCGGTATAATACCTAACAccacaaacataaaaaaaaaaaaaaaggaaacagaaGAGAACTTACATGAGGTACAATATCTCTTTTCGCCAGCAACTGGACTTGTGTAGATGAAACAACATGACCAGCGTCAACCCACCGTTTGGAGTGCAAAAGCTTAGCAGTgattgttaaaaatatttcttcaGCATCGGAGGAAGCCCATAGAGGATACCATGGACCTGACTTCCATTCTATATCATAACTGCTCTGGGGCTCTATTACTGGCAGAGAGAGAATTCCACATCCAAGTTCACAACCATCACCATGAGCAGCCCATTTGAACTCCACTCCTTCAGTTGTCTCATAAAAATTAGTGTTCTTTATCTGTCAAGTTGAATTCCCACTAAATGTTAAAAACTGACAACACCACAAGCATGCAGAAactggaaaaagaaaatatattcgAGTACCTTAATCATGCTTTCGCCTATAGAAACCTTGATTGGTTGATAGACATACTTAACCTCTGCAAAGAATAATTGAGCATATAAGTGGTGATGCAATCAGACAACTGAAATACAGATATCTTAAAGAGGAAAGTGCTTCAGTAGTTTACAAATATGAAACTCAAGTAGGGTACCATGTAAGGCAGGATGAGGAGTTCGATCGGGCCATGTAAGGCCATTCAagcaaaaatttaaatcattgGGAGAATCCCCAAAGTCACCACCATATGCCCAATATTCACTACCATCTTCATTGTCCTTCAGTAGGCCCTATAAGCAGAATGGAAAATATTTAGTCATTCCAAAACATTATGCTGCAAGATAATGGGTAAAAGAAATggaggaaaaagaaactaaaGGAGATGAAATGGGAGCTTAGTACAAGACATAACTTGCACTTGGGTATTCAGACCAATGGTAGGGTGCGTGTATCCCTGCCCAATGAGCAAGGTTTGAATCCCCTCTCCCACAACAATCCTATCTTATAACAAAATACAAGAAATAACTTCACTAGCAGAGGAGCCAGTTGCAGTTGACCAACTAGAACCAGCCCCTAGCAAATCCCGTTTTAGGAGATAAATTAACCATAACAAACAAGGTACAAAAGGTCTTTATCTAACAACTCAGAAAAGATTACTCTGCTCTTGTAAGTAGCAGGTCATTTGCCTTGCAAAAACCAGGGTTTTGGTGCAAGAGATCTGCCACTACCTTTACACTGATACGTGCAAAATAATCATAACACAACTGAGCAAAGCCTTAATCCCAAACTAGTTGGTGATGTCAGAAGTACCATACTACACATTACATGTCAAATAGCAAATACTACTTGTTCAGAAGAAAGCACAGACTACAAGATATATTTCAATGTCTTGGTACTAGATTTAAGCATGAGACACATATATTAGAGTATGGCAATGCCTTCTTCCATTAAGACCACATTTTTTTAGTGTATGTTGAGTATTTCTTTTACTgcttataaaataaatggcATGTAACAGACACTGTTAAGTGAATTTAATCTTGGCATGACAGATAATTCTCCATATCTCTAAAGGCCCTTAAAAAAGAGTTCTCAACCTGGTCAACCCAATCCCATATAAAGCCACCTTGGAGGCCAAATATGTTATCAATTGCTTCCCAATATTCATGTATATTTCCATTGCTGTTTCCCATTGCATGTGAATACCTGCCATTATTGTAACAAATGACCTTGAATTTATATAATGGCATGGCTGTGAGAATGCATTACTGCAGTTTAAAGTATTATTATAGAAAGTAAAACGAAAAGAATAAAGATAAAGAAGAAACGATTCAATATCAAGGAGATAAAGAGTCACATACTCGCACAATATCAAAGGACGTGTCTCATTTGGATCTTTTGCAATCTTCACTATGTCCCAGACACGCATATACATAGGGCATATAATATCGGTAGATGAGGTCCTGGACCCACCACCTTCATAATGGACTAGTCTTGAAGGATCCCTTCCACGAATCCATCCTAAATAAAGTCTCCACATCATTAAATGACAAGAGAAGAGATAACATACAAGGAGAATTAAGGTAACATATCCCTCAGGTTTGGTTAACATGATAATTAAACGCTGTCCTATAAGAGGGGCAAAATGAGAAACCTAATTGTGTTTTGACTTTGAGGAAATGACTCTAATTCTGGAGGTATGCAAAGAAGACAGTATTCTCAGAAACAAGGGCATAGCATAATCCTGAAATTTGAAGGTCTCTCTACCCAGAATATGATAACAGTTGGAGTGggggaaaaagaaatagaactAATTGTGAAACTTCAAAAGTAGTGTACTAACACCTAAAGCCTTCCCAAAAGAGCATAGACTATTTTTCTAGTAAACATTTAGTTGGAAAGTCATGACGATGAAGATCATCATcatgatgataataaaagaatcagaagaagaaaaaactcaTAATAGTTACTTCCAGAGACTCCAAATTTAATGGTAAGTGTATAGCAGAATGTAGTACCAGCTGAAGCAGAATGATTAGGTCCATATCCAGACTCATTTCCTAAGGACCAAGAAAATATGCATGCATGATTTTTGTCCCTTTCCACCATGCCAATAACACGGTCCATCATTGCAGCGGCCCAACCAGGTTCCTGAGTAAGATGCTTCACATGTCCCGAAAGATCAAAACCATGCGTCTCAATATTGGCTTCATCTATCATATAGATACCGAACAGGTCACACAACTCATACCAACGGGGATGTTGAGGATAGTGGCTGTTTCTCACAGCGTTGATATTGTTTTGCTTCATTACAACCAAATCCtgcaagaaaaaaagaatgaatatCTATCCCATGCATCCAATTCAGTCATCCATATTAGCTGCAACAAGCTGCCAGTAAGAGAAAAcagttgagagagaaagaagtcATTACTTTCACCATGCAAGACTCTATGTTTGTCTTCCCCAGACGTGGATGATGCTCATGCCTGTTCACACCTCTTATTACAACAGGATGCCCATTAACAAGCAATTGTTTTGGGGCTTTAGATACTTGTCTTACACCAACTAGGCATGATTCACAGTCAACTACGTTGCCAGATGCATCCTTAAGTATGATAACCAGTGTATACAAATTTGGCTGCAGGAAATGGCAACAAGCaagtaattaaaaattcagatGAAAACTGACAGAGATTATTGCTTATAACTAGTATTATCACATCAACATTAAGAGTAAATCATGATATAGAATCCCCATAAGGCATAAGAAAGTGTGaagataaacaaatataaaactaGCATTAACAGCACAACCACGTTCTACAGACTTTGAGCCCCACCCCTTCTGGCTGCCACCAAAAGAAGTGGAGAATCCTAGAGGATCTAGACTAGCAAGCCAGATAGAAAAAGGGAAGGAAGAATGCCAGTGTCTTTTAAGTTTAATGAATAAATATAATAGTATAagcttaaaataattttgattgaCCAAGAATCTCACTTGTTCAGCAGACCACAGCTTGGGCTTTTCCAGTTTCCCCACAAGCACATAACCATGAAATCCTAGGGTTCCAGTCGGGACAGTTTTGAGCACTATGTTAGCCACATTCGAAGAAAGCAGATCAACATTTCCATCATGGTTGTACCAGACCCCAGCATCAAATAATGCAGCTTCTATGGTAAAGTCCGTAAGCACTTTGTCTTTACTCATTTCTCTTGAGCAATCTATTTTCACTTCAACCTGAGCAACATGTACATTTGATgcaatatatattaaaaattcaatatattaCAATTATCTATAATACATAAGTTCTAATGCACCtgaaacaataaataaataaataaataacaaaaatgtaTTAAGCTAATGAAATCAACAATGATATCTATCAGGTATAGTAAAAAACTGCAGTAGTTCCATGCACATTCAAATTAGTCGACAATTCCAAGGGCTCAAGCTTAAGCCTTAACAGAATCTTCGAATCTAAGGCTAGTAGGCGTTATGGTCTTATCTTCATGGATAACCGCTTAGTAATTGCACTAAGCACAACTTTATGCATGATAAGAGTTTCACCACTCTTCTTAGATCCAAAATTTCCTACCTATGTGATAGAATGAAGTGGAAGGGTTTACGCATAGGCtccttctttttcctctttgatCCAACATGCTTTTGTTTTATCACATCAGTGGCATAGCTCTATTCTAGTGTCAAAAGGGCCATGTTTTGCTTAATCACTGGCCACAAAACTGAACAAAGTTAAAATGAAGCTCCGCAAGTATGCAGCTATGGCAGTTGAATTAATTAGAAACTTCTGTAGGTTCAGTAGAACCATGGGTACACTTTCATCTTGTTATACCATGTCTCTCAACGTGATAAGTTGCAACACTTATGAATAGAGAAATTATCTAACAGCAAGCTTCACATAAGGGGAAAAATCAACTAGCTTGTATTAGCAGGCAACTTGATATCTCAATATGAGATGCACATACCAACAAGAAATATGATCACAGATGAACATAACTAGATCAAGTTCTTCATCCAACTGAAAACAACAAAGCATGAACCCAAGGCACAaataattttgcaattaaTATTCTGAAAAATGCCACAAATACTCTTGCCATGAGTAAATCTTACCTGTATATCAGCATAAGAAAAATTGTAAGCCAGGCTTGATTTGAAAAAGTAATCCGCTATGAAGACCtgcataaaaattagaatttcCTATTTTATTATGCAAGGATATACAAGATGACATTAAATGGGCCAAGGTTATGCAGCacctaaaagaaaagaaaaaaaaatgacaaatctGAGTATAAACCTACAAGATCAGGACTtaatgtttctttttctttctcacaaTAATTGGCACAAGGTTCTGAAAAGTGTTTGTTCCATAGGTGGTCAATCCAACTCTAAACTCTGCAAATTTCACAACACCACAGCCATCATAACTAAACTTTCCTACTCTTAAGAAATCTACTTAAATGATTTGtcatcttattttttttcatttttcatgtaatGACCTAAGTCATATGACAAATCTAACCCAGCTTAAatgatttgtcattttatcattCATCTAGATGCTCAAAGGACCAATCAACTTGAAGGTGACAAAATGCTAAAGCACTCCAGCCttgaaaaagagataaattgCCAAAACTTTCCCCAGCTAAACCGCCCAAGTAAATGCCTACTATTTCCTTCTAGAAACTTCATTCTAAGTTGCATAATCATCAGCGCACAAAAACTTCCAACTTATAACCAGATCTGCAATCAATTCTCCTGAGATATTCTTGCTATATAATTTAGTTTGTATTCATCAAATATAGATATATTTCAAGAACAACCTTATCACCAGGAAAATATAAGCaattcatgttttaaaaaaaaaaaagagggaaaaggAAAGCTGCAACAAAGAACTTAAAAAGTGTGCTGTCTTTGCAAATAGTTTGATACACATAGAAAGCTTCAAGTGCTTCCCTGTGACATATACTGTCCAAAAACTTATCGTAACagtgaaaaattaacaaaagtaaaaaagatgaAGAGAGTTATAACCTGTGGCTTAGAAAGGAGAAGCACATCACGGTGTATACCAGATAACCACCAATGATCTTGGTCTTCAAGGTAAGATCCATCACTCCATCTAAATACTTGAACAGCTAGAACATTCTTCTTGTCCGAATCACATGAATAACAATATTCTGTTATTTCAAACTCAGCGGGCAATCTACTATCCTGACTGGCCTAACacaatggaaaagaatttgacaaaagGTCCAAAAGACGATACCACATCAAACGCTCTAATAAAGGTTAACATGTGAAGCAGCTGGTTATTTATGCAACATAAACTGTCAAAATattcttataaaattataattggaAGCTGCTTCACATGATATTTCTATATGAATAAAACAAGGCTCTCTGACAAgcttgtgtgtgtgtgtctttttatgttttctttctttctcctttccaCAATTGATTTCCATAGATGTTAATATTCAACAACACCATAAAATTCTATCATAAATTTGATCTTTTTCATCCTTTATCTTACAAAAGgcttcaattaaaaaaaaactattttgcTACCAACAATAT
Proteins encoded in this region:
- the LOC18587232 gene encoding beta-galactosidase yields the protein MASLIVGQLVFPSENGYKVWEDQSFFKWRKRDPHVTLHCHESVEGSLRYWYERNKVDLSVSNTAVWNDDAVQKALDSAAFWVNGLPFVKSLSGYWKFFLASNPNAVPKNFYESAFQDSDWETLPVPSNWQMHGFDRPIYTNVVYPIPLDPPHVPIDNPTGCYRTYFHIPEPWQGRRILLHFEAVDSAFCAWINGVPVGYSQDSRLPAEFEITEYCYSCDSDKKNVLAVQVFRWSDGSYLEDQDHWWLSGIHRDVLLLSKPQVFIADYFFKSSLAYNFSYADIQVEVKIDCSREMSKDKVLTDFTIEAALFDAGVWYNHDGNVDLLSSNVANIVLKTVPTGTLGFHGYVLVGKLEKPKLWSAEQPNLYTLVIILKDASGNVVDCESCLVGVRQVSKAPKQLLVNGHPVVIRGVNRHEHHPRLGKTNIESCMVKDLVVMKQNNINAVRNSHYPQHPRWYELCDLFGIYMIDEANIETHGFDLSGHVKHLTQEPGWAAAMMDRVIGMVERDKNHACIFSWSLGNESGYGPNHSASAGWIRGRDPSRLVHYEGGGSRTSSTDIICPMYMRVWDIVKIAKDPNETRPLILCEYSHAMGNSNGNIHEYWEAIDNIFGLQGGFIWDWVDQGLLKDNEDGSEYWAYGGDFGDSPNDLNFCLNGLTWPDRTPHPALHEVKYVYQPIKVSIGESMIKIKNTNFYETTEGVEFKWAAHGDGCELGCGILSLPVIEPQSSYDIEWKSGPWYPLWASSDAEEIFLTITAKLLHSKRWVDAGHVVSSTQVQLLAKRDIVPHIIKTKDDVLSTEILGDNIRISQQKLWGITLNVKTGSLDSWKVQGVSILKNGIIPCFWRAPTDNDKGGGPSSYYSRWKAAHMDDIVFLRESCSIQEKTDHAVKIVVVYLGVSKGENGPLNELEKADALFEIDMLYTIHASGDIIIDSNVKPSSSLPPLPRVGVEFHLEKSVDQVKWYGRGPFECYPDRKAAAQVGVYEQTVDDMHVPYIVPGESGGRADVRWVTFQNKDGYGIYASTYGKSPPMQMNASYYSTTELDRATRNEELIKGDSIEVHLDHKHMGIGGDDSWTPCVHEKYLIPAVPYSFSIRLCPVTAATSGQNIYKSQLQN